A region from the Malus domestica chromosome 07, GDT2T_hap1 genome encodes:
- the LOC103436017 gene encoding uncharacterized protein isoform X2 — translation MSSGYNSPVRSPGTSRLQLGGGAGGGGGGGVSRLRSSSFKKPPEPLRRAVADCLSSSAAATSHHGTTSSTVLLSEASRILRDYLAAPSTMDLSYNVILEHTIAERERSPAVVARCVALLKRYLLRYKPSEETLLQIDRFCVNTIVECDIGPNRRLSPRSQSFGSITSTISTASTNVVPLSVPSFASGALVKSLNYVRSLVSQHLPKRSFHPAAFSGALSATRQSLPSLSSLLSRSFNSQLSPAHSGEPLESKVATTMSVLNLSNIGKVDGMGDLEYFALDVFKWRWLGEQQSSSLGTESDRVVNPQDMRMHSLLEVGAAALLVGDKESKMKGQPWKYFGTADMPYLDQLLQPSPVTAITDSAAARSHLRAITASKRTKSGPHQIWDDSPVSTFRPRAKPLFQYRHYSEQQPLRLNPAEVCEVIAAVCSEASLQNANVRTVSSRLTNNYGKPSMDAAVSVLIKLVIDMYVLDSGTAAPLTLSMLKEMLNSPRATCRNRAFDLILNLGVHAHLLEPMVTDNDSPIEEEYSQESYFDSESMLATQGVRRSDSVITGTSSAIDNFETWILNILYEILLFLVQIEEEEESVWASALSCLLYFVCDRGKILRNRINGLDIRVIKALLEISRKNSWAEVVHCKLISMLANMFYQVPEGTNKAVSSTQLFLVEQVDLIGGIEFIFVEYSLAKSREERRNLFLVLLDYALHQINEIFIATGVTEYSDDEIQPLVALLNRADAPEAFYISVKLGLVGIGEILRSSISDALSRYPNSERLNMLLDSVMEKLGATVSSYTHLDTEFSHMMQITKSYKSLDSIEGAVLRNGVGMKAKLSWALLHSLLHSERIAYHRNAYVWLSDLLIAEISEEGNSSILSNIKNMQQKIAHAGVHDSSVASDVPLPIWLMCGLLKSKHNSIRWGFLYVLERLLMRCKILLNENKVQKHGSDIGNVRKDNRLEKANAVIDIMSSALSLVFQINETDRINILKMCDILFSQLCLRAPSANTTDFGDDAQLGRVLRRMDGNKIVDEKESSHQDVCMEESSGRSGLSNNNPLDHETESMAALLLRGQAIVPMQLVTRVPAALFYWPLIQLAGAATDNIALGIAVGSKGRGNLPGATSDIRATLLLLLIGKCTADPATFQEVGGEEFFRELLDDTDSRVAYYSSAFLLKRMMSEKPEKYQHMLQNLVVRAQQSNNEKLLENPYLQMRGILQLANDLGTGL, via the exons ATGTCTTCCGGCTACAACAGTCCGGTTCGGAGCCCCGGGACTTCGAGACTTCAGTTGGGCGGAGGTgcaggtggaggaggaggaggaggagtctCCAGGTTGAGATCTTCGTCTTTCAAGAAGCCGCCGGAGCCGCTGCGCCGAGCGGTGGCCGACTGCCTGTCCTCCTCCGCGGCGGCTACCTCCCACCATGGAACCACTTCCTCCACTGTGCTCCTCTCCGAAGCTTCTCGAATTCTTCGG GACTATCTAGCAGCCCCTTCGACGATGGACTTGTCTTATAATGTGATTTTAGAACATACCATTGCCGAGAGGGAGCGAAG CCCAGCAGTTGTTGCAAGGTGTGTGGCACTTTTGAAACGCTACCTTCTAAG GTATAAACCTAGTGAAGAGACATTACTGCAGATAGATCGCTTTTGTGTAAACACCATTGTTGAATGCGACATTGGTCCAAACCGGAGATTGTCTCCACGGTCGCAATCGTTTGGATCAATAACATCAACAATATCAACGGCATCTACAAATGTAGTTCCTTTATCTGTACCTAGTTTTGCGTCTGGGGCACTTGTGAAGTCATTGAACTATGTGAGGTCTCTTGTGTCTCAACATCTTCCAAAGCGGTCATTCCATCCTGCTGCTTTCTCTGGAGCCCTTTCTGCAACAAGACAGTCTCTTCCGAGTTTGTCTTCTTTGTTGAGTAGGTCCTTTAATTCACAACTAAGCCCTGCACATAGTGGAGAACCTTTGGAGAGTAAAGTTGCCACAACCATGTCTGTTTTGAACTTATCAAACATTGGAAAGGTTGATGGAATGGGAGATCTTGAATACTTTGCGCTTGACGTTTTCAAGTGGCGCTGGCTTGGGGAACAGCAATCATCATCCTTAGGGACTGAAAG TGATCGTGTTGTAAATCCCCAAGATATGAGAATGCATAGTCTTCTAGAAGTAGGTGCAGCAGCTCTACTTGTAGGAGATAAGGAATCTAAAATGAAAGGTCAACCTTGGAAGTATTTTGGAACTGCTGATATGCCTTATCTTGATCAACTGTTGCAACCTTCCCCAGTAACGGCGATTACTGATTCTGCCGCTGCCCGTTCCCATTTGAGAGCAATCACAGCATCTAAGCGTACTAAATCCGGCCCTCATCAAATATG GGATGATTCTCCGGTGAGCACATTTCGTCCTCGGGCTAAACCGCTATTCCAGTATCGTCACTACAG TGAACAACAACCCTTGCGGTTGAATCCTGCTGAGGTTTGTGAGGTCATTGCTGCAGTTTGCTCTGAGGCATCTTTGCAGAATGCTAATGTGAGGACAGTATCATCTAGATTAACTAATAACTATGGAAAGCCATCTATGGATGCGGCAGTGAGCGTCCTTATCAAACTTGTTATTGACAT GTATGTCTTGGATTCCGGGACTGCTGCCCCTCTCACTCTGTCTATGCTTAAG GAAATGCTTAATTCTCCAAGAGCAACATGTAGGAATCGTGCTTTTGACTTGATTTTGAACCTTGGAGTTCATGCTCATTTATTAGAGCCAATGGTAACCGATAACGATTCCCCGATTGAAGAAGAGTATTCTCAAGAATCATATTTTGACAGTGAATCTATGCTTGCAACACAAGGAGTGAGAAGATCAGATTCTGTTATCACGGGCACTTCCTCAGCAATTGATAATTTTGAAACTtggattttgaatattttgtatgagATATTGCTGTTTCTTGTTCAG atagaagaggaggaagaatcTGTCTGGGCTTCTGCTCTTAGCTGTTTGCTATATTTTGTCTGTGATAGAGGCAAAATCTTGAGAAACCGGATAAATGGACTTGACATAAGG GTTATAAAGGCACTTCTAGAAATTAGCAGGAAAAATTCTTGGGCAGAAGTAGTTCATTGCAAGCTTATTAGCATGTTAGCAAACATGTTTTATCAAGTACCTGAAGGAACCAACAAGGCTGTTTCAAGTACCCAATTGTTTCTGGTGGAGCAAGTTGATCTGATTGGTGGAATAGAGTTTATTTTTGTTGAG TATTCACTTGCAAAATCAAGGGAGGAAAGGAGAAATCtgtttttggttcttttggACTATGCTTTGCATCAAATAAATGAAATATTCATAGCTACTGGAGTCACTGAGTATAGCGATGACGAGATTCAGCCTCTTGTTGCCCTTCTCAATCGAGCTGATGCGCCTGAAGCTTTCTATATATCTGTTAAGCTTGGGTTGGTAGGCATTGGGGAAATCTTGAGGAGTTCTATTTCAGATGCATTATCTAGATATCCGAACAGTGAACGGCTCAATATG CTGTTGGACAGTGTAATGGAGAAACTTGGTGCAACAGTAAGCTCATATACTCATTTGGACACAGAGTTCTCACACATGATGCAGATAACCAAATCTTACAAGTCTCTGGATAGCATTGAAGGTGCCGTTCTGAGAAACGGAGTTGGCATGAAAGCGAAACTCTCATGGGCTCTTTTACATTCCCTTCTTCATTCAGAAAGAATTGCTTACCATCGGAATGCGTATGTCTGGTTAAGTGACCTGCTTATTGCAGAAATTAGTGAGGAAGGGAATTCAAGTATTTTGTCAAATATAAAAAACATGCAGCAGAAAATTGCCCATGCCGGTGTTCATGATTCTTCAGTTGCTTCAGATGTTCCTTTGCCTATTTGGCTTATGTGTGGGCTTTTGAAGTCAAAGCACAACTCAATCAGATGGGGCTTTTTGTATGTTCTGGAAAGGCTTCTCATGAGGTGTAAGATTTtgttaaatgaaaataaagtcCAGAAACATGGCAGTGATATTGGCAATGTACGGAAAGATAACCGTCTCGAGAAAGCTAATGCAGTGATAGACATCATGAGTAGCGCCTTGTCCTTGGTTTTTCAGATCAATGAAACAGATCGCATTAATATTTTGAAG ATGTGTGACATTCTATTCTCTCAATTATGCTTGAGAGCTCCATCTGCAAATACAACAGACTTTGGAGATGATGCACAGCTTGGTAGGGTTCTTAGACGGATGGACGGAAATAAAATAGTTGACGAGAAAGAGAGTTCTCACCAGGATGTTTGTATGGAAGAATCCAGTGGCAGATCTGGCCTCAGTAATAACAATCCTCTAGATCATGAGACAGAATCAATGGCAGCACTTCTTCTCCGAGGACAGGCCATAGTTCCCATGCAGTTGGTTACACGAGTTCCAGCTGCATTGTTTTATTGGCCATTGATTCAACTTGCTGGTGCAGCAACAGACAACATTGCATTGGGTATAGCTGTTGGAAGCAAAGGAAGAGGGAACCTTCCTGGTGCAACATCTGATATACGGGCTACCCTTTTGTTACTTCTAATTGGTAAATGTACTGCAGATCCTGCAACTTTCCAGGAAGTTGGCGGGGAGGAATTTTTTAG GGAACTCTTGGATGATACAGACTCGAGGGTGGCATATTACTCGTCAGCTTTTCTTTTGAAG CGAATGATGTCAGAAAAACCTGAAAAGTACCAGCACATGCTTCAGAATCTTGTTGTTAGAGCTCAGCAG AGCAACAATGAAAAGCTCTTGGAAAATCCGTATCTTCAGATGCGTGGCATACTTCAGCTGGCAAATGATCTTGGAACTGGGTTGTAA
- the LOC103434842 gene encoding THO complex subunit 4A-like, protein MPPPLDMSLDDLIWRRKAKKSEAGGHRRDFRVPPGGRGSAPGPTRQLVKRNPVRTAPYFPKPKMQVPRSRFEQEMDVTMGTNSEKGTKLYISNLDYEVSNSDIELLFSDIGHVIHHSIHYDRSGRSKGTAEVRYLHHSDALTAIKKYNDVQLDGKPMKIELVGVSPVAPVPVPPITSRLMGKPNVVFQSGRGQAGGRGFFHGRGTGGFGLGRGHGRVKQPREQVKPTREKVTFEDLDADLENYRQKRLLVN, encoded by the exons ATGCCCCCGCCGCTGGACATGTCGCTCGACGATCTCATATGGAGGCGCAAGGCGAAGAAGTCGGAAGCCGGAGGGCATCGCCGTGATTTCAGAGTCCCCCCAGGCGGCCGAGGCTCCGCGCCGGGACCCACTCGTCAGCTCGTGAAACGCAACCCCGTTAGAACGGCGCCCTACTTTCCTAAACCG AAAATGCAAGTTCCAAGATCCAGATTTGAGCAAGAAATGGATGTGACCATGGGGACAAACTCAGAGAAGGGAACCAAATTATACATATCTAACTTGGATTATGAGGTTTCGAATAGCGATATTGAG TTGCTCTTCTCTGATATTGGTCATGTGATACACCATTCAATCCATTATGATAGGAGTGGAAGATCAAAG GGAACGGCGGAAGTTAGATATCTACACCATTCAGATGCTCTAACAGCAATCAAGAAATATAACGATGTTCAGCTTGATGGAAAGCCAATGAAAATTGAGCTTGTGGGAGTGAGTCCTGTTGCTCCTGTTCCTGTGCCTCCAATTACAAGTAGATTGATGGGAAAACCAAACGTTGTCTTCCAAAG TGGACGAGGTCAAGCTGGTGGTAGGGGATTCTTTCATGGTCGTGGTACCGGTGGCTTTGGACTTGGAAGGGGCCATGGACGGGTGAAGCAGCCTCGTGAGCAGGTGAAGCCGACTCGTGAGAAAGTGACTTTTGAAGATCTGGATGCAGACTTGGAGAACTACCGCCAAAAACGCTTGCTGGTGAATTGA
- the LOC103436017 gene encoding uncharacterized protein isoform X1: protein MSSGYNSPVRSPGTSRLQLGGGAGGGGGGGVSRLRSSSFKKPPEPLRRAVADCLSSSAAATSHHGTTSSTVLLSEASRILRDYLAAPSTMDLSYNVILEHTIAERERSPAVVARCVALLKRYLLRYKPSEETLLQIDRFCVNTIVECDIGPNRRLSPRSQSFGSITSTISTASTNVVPLSVPSFASGALVKSLNYVRSLVSQHLPKRSFHPAAFSGALSATRQSLPSLSSLLSRSFNSQLSPAHSGEPLESKVATTMSVLNLSNIGKVDGMGDLEYFALDVFKWRWLGEQQSSSLGTESDRVVNPQDMRMHSLLEVGAAALLVGDKESKMKGQPWKYFGTADMPYLDQLLQPSPVTAITDSAAARSHLRAITASKRTKSGPHQIWDDSPVSTFRPRAKPLFQYRHYSEQQPLRLNPAEVCEVIAAVCSEASLQNANVRTVSSRLTNNYGKPSMDAAVSVLIKLVIDMYVLDSGTAAPLTLSMLKEMLNSPRATCRNRAFDLILNLGVHAHLLEPMVTDNDSPIEEEYSQESYFDSESMLATQGVRRSDSVITGTSSAIDNFETWILNILYEILLFLVQIEEEEESVWASALSCLLYFVCDRGKILRNRINGLDIRVIKALLEISRKNSWAEVVHCKLISMLANMFYQVPEGTNKAVSSTQLFLVEQVDLIGGIEFIFVEYSLAKSREERRNLFLVLLDYALHQINEIFIATGVTEYSDDEIQPLVALLNRADAPEAFYISVKLGLVGIGEILRSSISDALSRYPNSERLNMLLDSVMEKLGATVSSYTHLDTEFSHMMQITKSYKSLDSIEGAVLRNGVGMKAKLSWALLHSLLHSERIAYHRNAYVWLSDLLIAEISEEGNSSILSNIKNMQQKIAHAGVHDSSVASDVPLPIWLMCGLLKSKHNSIRWGFLYVLERLLMRCKILLNENKVQKHGSDIGNVRKDNRLEKANAVIDIMSSALSLVFQINETDRINILKMCDILFSQLCLRAPSANTTDFGDDAQLGRVLRRMDGNKIVDEKESSHQDVCMEESSGRSGLSNNNPLDHETESMAALLLRGQAIVPMQLVTRVPAALFYWPLIQLAGAATDNIALGIAVGSKGRGNLPGATSDIRATLLLLLIGKCTADPATFQEVGGEEFFSYKFRELLDDTDSRVAYYSSAFLLKRMMSEKPEKYQHMLQNLVVRAQQSNNEKLLENPYLQMRGILQLANDLGTGL from the exons ATGTCTTCCGGCTACAACAGTCCGGTTCGGAGCCCCGGGACTTCGAGACTTCAGTTGGGCGGAGGTgcaggtggaggaggaggaggaggagtctCCAGGTTGAGATCTTCGTCTTTCAAGAAGCCGCCGGAGCCGCTGCGCCGAGCGGTGGCCGACTGCCTGTCCTCCTCCGCGGCGGCTACCTCCCACCATGGAACCACTTCCTCCACTGTGCTCCTCTCCGAAGCTTCTCGAATTCTTCGG GACTATCTAGCAGCCCCTTCGACGATGGACTTGTCTTATAATGTGATTTTAGAACATACCATTGCCGAGAGGGAGCGAAG CCCAGCAGTTGTTGCAAGGTGTGTGGCACTTTTGAAACGCTACCTTCTAAG GTATAAACCTAGTGAAGAGACATTACTGCAGATAGATCGCTTTTGTGTAAACACCATTGTTGAATGCGACATTGGTCCAAACCGGAGATTGTCTCCACGGTCGCAATCGTTTGGATCAATAACATCAACAATATCAACGGCATCTACAAATGTAGTTCCTTTATCTGTACCTAGTTTTGCGTCTGGGGCACTTGTGAAGTCATTGAACTATGTGAGGTCTCTTGTGTCTCAACATCTTCCAAAGCGGTCATTCCATCCTGCTGCTTTCTCTGGAGCCCTTTCTGCAACAAGACAGTCTCTTCCGAGTTTGTCTTCTTTGTTGAGTAGGTCCTTTAATTCACAACTAAGCCCTGCACATAGTGGAGAACCTTTGGAGAGTAAAGTTGCCACAACCATGTCTGTTTTGAACTTATCAAACATTGGAAAGGTTGATGGAATGGGAGATCTTGAATACTTTGCGCTTGACGTTTTCAAGTGGCGCTGGCTTGGGGAACAGCAATCATCATCCTTAGGGACTGAAAG TGATCGTGTTGTAAATCCCCAAGATATGAGAATGCATAGTCTTCTAGAAGTAGGTGCAGCAGCTCTACTTGTAGGAGATAAGGAATCTAAAATGAAAGGTCAACCTTGGAAGTATTTTGGAACTGCTGATATGCCTTATCTTGATCAACTGTTGCAACCTTCCCCAGTAACGGCGATTACTGATTCTGCCGCTGCCCGTTCCCATTTGAGAGCAATCACAGCATCTAAGCGTACTAAATCCGGCCCTCATCAAATATG GGATGATTCTCCGGTGAGCACATTTCGTCCTCGGGCTAAACCGCTATTCCAGTATCGTCACTACAG TGAACAACAACCCTTGCGGTTGAATCCTGCTGAGGTTTGTGAGGTCATTGCTGCAGTTTGCTCTGAGGCATCTTTGCAGAATGCTAATGTGAGGACAGTATCATCTAGATTAACTAATAACTATGGAAAGCCATCTATGGATGCGGCAGTGAGCGTCCTTATCAAACTTGTTATTGACAT GTATGTCTTGGATTCCGGGACTGCTGCCCCTCTCACTCTGTCTATGCTTAAG GAAATGCTTAATTCTCCAAGAGCAACATGTAGGAATCGTGCTTTTGACTTGATTTTGAACCTTGGAGTTCATGCTCATTTATTAGAGCCAATGGTAACCGATAACGATTCCCCGATTGAAGAAGAGTATTCTCAAGAATCATATTTTGACAGTGAATCTATGCTTGCAACACAAGGAGTGAGAAGATCAGATTCTGTTATCACGGGCACTTCCTCAGCAATTGATAATTTTGAAACTtggattttgaatattttgtatgagATATTGCTGTTTCTTGTTCAG atagaagaggaggaagaatcTGTCTGGGCTTCTGCTCTTAGCTGTTTGCTATATTTTGTCTGTGATAGAGGCAAAATCTTGAGAAACCGGATAAATGGACTTGACATAAGG GTTATAAAGGCACTTCTAGAAATTAGCAGGAAAAATTCTTGGGCAGAAGTAGTTCATTGCAAGCTTATTAGCATGTTAGCAAACATGTTTTATCAAGTACCTGAAGGAACCAACAAGGCTGTTTCAAGTACCCAATTGTTTCTGGTGGAGCAAGTTGATCTGATTGGTGGAATAGAGTTTATTTTTGTTGAG TATTCACTTGCAAAATCAAGGGAGGAAAGGAGAAATCtgtttttggttcttttggACTATGCTTTGCATCAAATAAATGAAATATTCATAGCTACTGGAGTCACTGAGTATAGCGATGACGAGATTCAGCCTCTTGTTGCCCTTCTCAATCGAGCTGATGCGCCTGAAGCTTTCTATATATCTGTTAAGCTTGGGTTGGTAGGCATTGGGGAAATCTTGAGGAGTTCTATTTCAGATGCATTATCTAGATATCCGAACAGTGAACGGCTCAATATG CTGTTGGACAGTGTAATGGAGAAACTTGGTGCAACAGTAAGCTCATATACTCATTTGGACACAGAGTTCTCACACATGATGCAGATAACCAAATCTTACAAGTCTCTGGATAGCATTGAAGGTGCCGTTCTGAGAAACGGAGTTGGCATGAAAGCGAAACTCTCATGGGCTCTTTTACATTCCCTTCTTCATTCAGAAAGAATTGCTTACCATCGGAATGCGTATGTCTGGTTAAGTGACCTGCTTATTGCAGAAATTAGTGAGGAAGGGAATTCAAGTATTTTGTCAAATATAAAAAACATGCAGCAGAAAATTGCCCATGCCGGTGTTCATGATTCTTCAGTTGCTTCAGATGTTCCTTTGCCTATTTGGCTTATGTGTGGGCTTTTGAAGTCAAAGCACAACTCAATCAGATGGGGCTTTTTGTATGTTCTGGAAAGGCTTCTCATGAGGTGTAAGATTTtgttaaatgaaaataaagtcCAGAAACATGGCAGTGATATTGGCAATGTACGGAAAGATAACCGTCTCGAGAAAGCTAATGCAGTGATAGACATCATGAGTAGCGCCTTGTCCTTGGTTTTTCAGATCAATGAAACAGATCGCATTAATATTTTGAAG ATGTGTGACATTCTATTCTCTCAATTATGCTTGAGAGCTCCATCTGCAAATACAACAGACTTTGGAGATGATGCACAGCTTGGTAGGGTTCTTAGACGGATGGACGGAAATAAAATAGTTGACGAGAAAGAGAGTTCTCACCAGGATGTTTGTATGGAAGAATCCAGTGGCAGATCTGGCCTCAGTAATAACAATCCTCTAGATCATGAGACAGAATCAATGGCAGCACTTCTTCTCCGAGGACAGGCCATAGTTCCCATGCAGTTGGTTACACGAGTTCCAGCTGCATTGTTTTATTGGCCATTGATTCAACTTGCTGGTGCAGCAACAGACAACATTGCATTGGGTATAGCTGTTGGAAGCAAAGGAAGAGGGAACCTTCCTGGTGCAACATCTGATATACGGGCTACCCTTTTGTTACTTCTAATTGGTAAATGTACTGCAGATCCTGCAACTTTCCAGGAAGTTGGCGGGGAGGAATTTTTTAG TTATAAATTCAGGGAACTCTTGGATGATACAGACTCGAGGGTGGCATATTACTCGTCAGCTTTTCTTTTGAAG CGAATGATGTCAGAAAAACCTGAAAAGTACCAGCACATGCTTCAGAATCTTGTTGTTAGAGCTCAGCAG AGCAACAATGAAAAGCTCTTGGAAAATCCGTATCTTCAGATGCGTGGCATACTTCAGCTGGCAAATGATCTTGGAACTGGGTTGTAA
- the LOC103434903 gene encoding enoyl-CoA delta isomerase 1, peroxisomal has translation MCTLERKGNIFILTLTGLGEHRLNPTLIDSIRSALNQIRAAVTTTATSSSPSALITTAHGKFFSNGYDLSWAQSSQSRMELMDSKLQSLVADLISLPMPTIAAVSGHASAAGFILALCHDYLLMRRDRGFIYMSELDIELLLPRWFLALIESKVGSPAARRDLLLRADRVKADVAVAKGIIDSAHDSAEETVEAAVRLGEELVARKWNGHVYAQIRKDLLSDVLDEIRANNTGSGSRL, from the coding sequence atgtgCACGTTAGAGAGGAAAGGCAACATCTTCATCCTAACGCTAACAGGCCTGGGCGAGCACAGGCTCAACCCCACTCTCATCGACTCAATCCGATCCGCTCTCAACCAAATCCGAGCCGCCGTCACCACCACCGCCACGTCATCATCGCCCTCGGCCCTAATCACCACCGCACATGGCAAATTCTTCTCCAACGGCTACGATCTCTCCTGGGCCCAGTCCTCTCAATCCCGCATGGAGCTCATGGACTCCAAGCTCCAGTCCCTTGTCGCCGACCTCATCTCCCTCCCGATGCCCACCATCGCCGCCGTCTCCGGCCACGCCTCCGCCGCCGGCTTCATCCTCGCTCTCTGCCACGACTACCTCCTCATGAGGCGGGACCGCGGCTTCATCTACATGAGCGAGCTCGACATCGAGCTCCTTCTGCCGCGTTGGTTCTTGGCACTTATCGAGAGCAAGGTCGGCTCGCCGGCGGCTCGGCGCGACTTGTTGCTCAGAGCCGATAGGGTGAAAGCCGACGTGGCAGTGGCGAAGGGGATTATCGACTCGGCGCACGATAGCGCGGAGGAAACCGTTGAGGCCGCGGTTAGACTTGGGGAGGAGTTGGTCGCGCGGAAATGGAACGGACACGTGTACGCTCAGATTCGCAAGGACTTGTTGTCTGATGTTCTGGATGAGATCCGCGCGAATAATACTGGCAGTGGATCCCGGCTGTAG